TAAATTTAAAGATTTATTTGAAACTAAAATAAGTCCTATGCTCCTTTTAAAGACAAAACTCTGCAAAAATCTTATCACTCTTGAATTACAAGAGTCAGCATCAACAAAAATTTTATCTAACAATCTTGTAATCCATTATCTTTAATACTAAAGAAGATTCTATTTTGTCCTTCCTAATAGGACCAAATACTCTGGAATCATTCAAAATTTTTAAATTCTCATTTAAGAGAAAAAACTCATTTTTCTTTAAAGTAAAGCATTTAATTGGCTCATTAGATTTAAAAAAATCATTTAACTTATAATTACCTATTAAGGTGCCATTTAAATAGAAAGAACCATCGCCACCTCTGTTAACCAATACATCAAAACCTTTAACATAAACTACATCTCCACAAGTAGAAACTATTCTTGATACACTGTACTTTTTTGTATGAAAAATTTTATCCAAACAAAATAAATCTCTGAAAAAATCTAATACAACACTACCCTCTAGAGCTAAATCTTCATAAAGCACAATATCATTGATCCTGAAGGGCACAAAAAAAGACCTTACATATTTTGAAACAAAAATTAAATTATGATTCTTAGTTATTAAAGGAAGCATTTCTTCACCTTGAAAATTAAAAATTTGCATAACAAATTTTGTATTAATATAGTTTAAAATCAAAAAAAGCAATATAAGATTAAGAAAAATTTTTCTTCGCTTTTTTCTCAGAAGCCTTTGTTCAAAAGTCAAACATGCAGCCATTTTTAAAGAAAACCCATCCTAGAGAAAGGAAAATGCAAGAAAAAAGTCCTACCAAGTATCTTATTTTTGTTTATGACCCCAAAAAATCTACCATCATGAGAATTATCTCTATTATCCCCAATGGGCAACACATATCCATAAGGCACATACAAACCATAATCTCTTATTATTGCTTTTTCCATGTAATAATCAACATATGGCATGAAAGCCACTAAATAACTATACTCTAATCTCTCAACTTCAAATCTATCAACAACCCTCACATTAAAAAACGAAAAATCGGGCGTGCTCTCTAGATTTAAACTTAGCTGCCTTAATGCAATAAACATAGCAAGTTCATCATAAACCTTATAATCTTCTTCTTCAACAAGTTTTTTTGAAGCAAAATCATATCCCAAAGAAGCTTTATACAATTTTTCTTCTATAAAATTCTCTTCTCCTTCTTTCTTAACAAACAATTTTCCATTTCGGAATCTTATAACTTTACCATCAGCAAATAATGCCCTTTTTACAAAAAACCTAACACTAGGATTTCCATCTTCATCTCTGTCAAGATCAATAAAGGAGAAAGTCAACATAAAAATTATTCTCTGAAAAATATCAAAAAAAATTCCCTTTGACTTATATTCTATATTTTCAAAAATAACAATATCTGTCTCTCCTGGTTCCCTAATTCCATTCATTTTACCCATTCCAGGTAAAAATTCAGGACCATAAGAAAACTTATCTACAAATAAAAAATCTCCTACCTTAAGAGTATCTTCCATGGATCCTGTTGGGATTCTAAATCCTTGCAAAAAATACTGATTTATTGCCAAAACAAAAATCACAGCACCTAAAAACTCAAACAGAAAATTAACCAAAGAGCCTCGCTTCCTAGCCTTTAGCCTATAAAGGTACTTCTTTTTTTTCCTATAGGTTAGATATCTCTCAATAGACTTCACTAAAAAGTGAGCCAACTTATCTAATTTTCCTAGATACATAAATTATGCCCTCAGTAATAAAATATACATAAAATCAAAATTTATTAAAATACTTAAAACAAGCATTTAAAGACAAAGCAACTTAAAGTTGACCTTATCTTCATACTTCCCTATAATTACACATGTGATTCAGAAAGAAGACAAAGTGGATGATGAGGCTTTTAAAGTAAAGTTAAAACCGATATTAGGCATGGTGCCTGAGGTTTATGTTTTATTAATATTACTGACCCTGCTTTTATCACTAATCTTTATTTTTTTAGTAAATCCTAAGCTAAAGAACCCTGGAGCCTATCTGAGTGTAAAGACCAATATTGACAATGCACATGTTTACCTAGATGAAAAATACCTTGGAAGAACTCCACTAAATAAATACACAAATGCTGCCAGAGGAACCTTAAGAATCAAAAGAATGGGATTTGATACTTATGAAAAACAAATTGAGATAAAAAACAAGTTTTTCACAAGCTATAAATTTAATATCAGTTTAGATTTAAGAGATCCTGACAAAATTATGCAGCAAAGACAAAAAGAACTCTCCGTTATGACAAAGCTTAAAAACACTAGTGACAATATACAACCAATACCCATATTCTCACTGATTTTAAACGATTTGAAAGACAGGCCAGAATACATTAAAAAATTTTTAAGGATTTCTATCCCGTATCTAAATTCAAGTGCAGTGTTTAAAGACTTTCTTGTAGCATACAGATCAGTTTACTTGGTAGATGACAAAAGCAATGAGGAGATGTGGAAATCTTTACAACAAAACTTTAATCTAGAAGACAGGGCCGCTATTTGGTTTTTTGAAAATCTAGACAATGAACAGCAAAGACAAATATCTGATGAAAAATGGTTTATGGCAATAGTAGAAAAATTAAAAGATGAAAATAAAATACTGACATCTGAAAATAAGAGTGTAGATCTAACTTTAAGGGGCTTTAAAAAGGTAGCTTCAGGCACTATTGAAAGCGCTCAAAGTTATAAATTACATACCCGAAATATTACAATCAAAACTACATATAAATTAAAAGAATTTTTAATACAGAATCAAAATATTACTAAAGCTGAATATCAGATGTTCTTAAACAAAAATCCTAGATGGTCATTCAACAATAAAGATAATTTAATAAAAGAAGAACTGGTAGATGACAGATATCTTAAGAATTTTGAGCAGATGCCCTTTAATGAAGATATTACTAACATACCTTACAATGCAGCTTTAGAATATGCTAGATGGTATTCTTCAAATCTACCAAAAGGATTTACAGCAAGACTCCCTTTACCTCAAGAGTGGGAGCTGTATCAAAGAGAAGAATCAAAATCAATCGATAGTTTAAATGTCAATGAAATATCTGAAAAAGTTGGATTTTGGAATCTAATGCAAAACTCAAACTTTAATGATCTCTTATTATTTAGAGATGAGAATCAAAATAACATATATTCCACACACTTTGATTCACTAATAACCGAAGTTAGAACATATAATTACAATGACAGCTCAGTACTTAGGCCTTCAACAAGAGCTTCTTTTTTTAAAAATTGGAGTTCACCAAATATTGGATTTAGATTAATTATTGAAAAGGAATAGAGATGGCCTTATTATTGCTTGAAAACAAAAAAGCAAAATTCAACTACTTCGTTGAAGATAAAATAACCTGCGGTCTTGTATTAAGAGGAACTGAGGTCAAGTCTATTAAACTTAAAAAAGTTTCATTTAATGATAGTTTTGCCACTATTAGAAAAGATGAAATGTGGCTTGAAAATTTACATATATCTAAGTATAAGGAAGGCAACATCTTTAATCATGAGGAGATAAGAAGCAGAAAACTACTTCTTAAAAAGAAAGAAATACAAAAACTAAAAAAATTCAAAGAAAAAGAAGGATATACTTTAGTTCCCATTGCAATTTATCTAAAACACTCACTGATTAAAGTAGAACTAGGAGTATGCAAAGGAAAAAAATTATTCGACAAAAGAGAAGTCTTAAAACAGAAAAGCATCAAAAAGGAGCTAAGTCGAGAAATTAAACAATACAGGTAATCTAGCTGCCAATGAACACAAAAGACCAGAGCAGCTATGAAAACCACTCCAATCTAACTAAATAAACTTAAACTAATAGTTTTTTGTAAAAGAAATCCCAAACCCAGGCACGTTACTGTCATTCATGGCAACACCAAGTCCAGGCTGGAACCCTCCTAAAGCGGCCACCAAGCTTTGCTTAAGCCTTGCATTATAGCTAGAAGCATGCGTAAACGGAAGAACAATTTCAACAAGCCTTGTTATAGCAAAAGTCACTCCCCCTACTGCTATTAAAGATACCCCAAGGACCGGCCACTCCTTCTCCTTCCCTTCCTCAAGCTTACTCACACCACCAATAGAATACACGCCATAAGCCAACAACCCAGCACCAATAGCATCAAACGCCAAAACAGACAAGCCACCAAGAATATCTCCCTGAGCAAAAGACCCTATCCCAAATCCCAAAAATAGATTCAGAAAAAACGGAATCAAAGGATCCTTCTTAGACGTCTCATAAATTAACAACTTACTCACTGAATCACCACCAGTCTTTTCATCCCCAGTCTGCGCAAAACCGGCAAAAGTACAAAAAGAAAACAAAACCACAATCAACATTCTCTTCATCAAATAACCTCCTTCATTGTGCTATAAATATACTATATTATCAATATACTATCAACAGCACAAAGCAAATCTATTAATGAAGCAACGGTAACAAAAAGATGCAAAAATTACTACCTAAACTTAACCTTTTTAAGCTTGCTGCTTGAAATTTTCTTACCCACAGAAGTCCTTGATTTAGTCACAAACTCATCAATACTGATCGCTTTAACAACACCTTCACTAGTGGCAAATTCTACAACTTCTGGATTTAAAGCAAAAGCTACAAATTCGTCTCCGTCATCCAAAAACTTGTAAATCTTATCTGTAACAAACTTATCTACTCTAAATCTCTTAACATAATGCAAGTTTTCAGATTTATTAAGATAAATAATAGAAAATACCTGCTCTTTTGAACTATTTATATCATAAACTAAAGCACTTACATTATTTTTATCGATAAAAGTCTTATCCTCAATATTTTTTATGATATAAGATTTTTTCTTAAATACTAATATTTTGTCATAATAACTAGCATTACCAATAAATTCACCATCAATAAGACTGGTCCCAACAAAACCAGATTTCAAATTTAAATAAACTTTCATATTCTTAGTAGCTATTTCCCTAACATTTTTTGACTGAATAAGAGATATCTCCGTCTTCCTTTTGTAAAGTTTAGAATACTTTGCAAGAAGCTTATCAATAAAATCTATTGAATATCCTCTAATCGCCCTAATGCTACTCTCCACGCTCTTTAATTCCTTACTGAAAGCTTTAATATCTTTATTATTCTTATCAATATCAAAAATACTTATTTTCCGAATAGGAATTTTAAGTAAATTTTCAATATCACCCAAAACAATCTCTCTGTAAAAACTGTCTCTATATTTTAAGATATTATCTAAAATAATACCCACAACATCAGATTCTTTAGAAACAGTCTCAAGTACCTTATAAATTCTCTTCTCAATAAATATTTGCTCTAGGGTTTTATAAAAAATTTTTTCAAGTATTTTACTTCTCTGTAATTCAAGCTCAGTCTTTAAAACCTTTTGCAAATGCTCCGCATGAAATTTGATAATGTCTGTAATGGTATAAGTAACAGGATACCTATCGCTGAGCAAAAGCAAATTAACAGAAATAGATATCTGACAATTTGTATAATGATACAGTTTTTCAATAACTTCATTCGCGTATACTCCCCTTGGGAGAGTTAACTCAATCTCCACACGCTCCGTGGTAAAGTCGTTAATACTTGTCACCTTAATATAATTCTTTCGGATAGCTTTTTCAATCGAAGCTATTATGCTCTCAGTAGTCTCACCAAATGGCAATTCCTTTATTAAAATGGTCCTATTATCCTCTGTAGCCTCGATTTTAGCACGAACCAAAACTTTTCCATTCCCATCCGCATACTCATTAACATCAACTATTCCACCCGTAGGAAAATCCGGATAAAGTTCATAAGACTCGCCTAGTAGTTCACTCCTTACAGCATTCAAAATTTCATTAAAATTGTGTGGTAAAATTTTCGCAGCCATACCAACTGCAATTCCCTCACTCCCCTGAATAAGCACTACTGGAATTTTTGCAGGAAAAATCAAAGGTTCATTATTACGTCCATCATAAGAAGGCTCATAAGATGTTATCTCCTTGCTATAAAGCACATCAAACGCTAAAGGAGTTAATCGACATTCAATGTAACGGGACGCAGATGCGGGATCACCAGTTAAAAGATTGCCAAAATTCCCCTGCTTCTCAATAAATAAATCCTTGTTCGCCATATTAACAAGGGCCTCATAAATGGAAGTATCTCCGTGAGGATGATACTTCATTGTATTTCCAACAACATTTGCAACCTTGTGAAAATTGCTATCATGCATCTCAAAAAGAGAATGTATAATTCTCCTCTGCACAGGCTTAAATCCGTCAATAACACTTGCAATTGCGCGATCCTTAATGACGTATGATGAATATTGCAAAAAATTATCTCTGAGTAGTGTTCTAATGTCCATTAAATCAAATTCTCCATAATAAAGCGACGCCTATCAGGAGTATTTTGTCCCATATAAAACCCCAACTTCTCTTTTATGTCCTTAATATTGAAAAGATCAACCTTTGTAAGTTTAATATTAGAAACATCAATAAAACCCCTAAACTCACTTGGAGAAATTTCTCCAAGTCCCTTAAATCTTGTTACCTCAGGATTATTAACCTCAAGCATAGCCTTTTGTTTCTCTTCCTCAGAATAACAATAAACAGTAGTTTTTTTATTCCTTACCCTGAAAAGTGGAGTTTCTAATATGTACATATGCCCATTTAAAACCAAATCTTCAAAATAAGTTAGGAAAAATGTTAAAAGTAAATTTCTAATATGAAACCCGTCAAAATCAGCATCCGTAGCGATCACCACCTTGTTATATCTTAAATTTTCAACCGATTCTTCAATACCAAGAGCTACCATCATGTTGTAAAGCTCCTCATTCTTATATATTTCAGATTTACTCTTCTCAAACATGTTTTGGGGCTTACCTCTAAGAGAAAATATAGCCTGAGTGTACACATCCCTACAAGACACCATGGAACCTGTAGCAGAATCTCCTTCCGTTAGGAATATCATGGTAACCTCAGATTGAATACTCTTTTCATTAAAGTGAAATTTACAATCTTTAAGCTTGGGAATCTTAAAAGATATTTTCTTTGCTCTCTCCTTTGCTTCCTTCCTTACACTACTTAATTCTTTTCTAAGGCGTTCATTGTCAACCACCTTGCTCTCAATTGCCTTTGCTAAAGTTTTATTTTTATAAAGAATCTCTGAAATTATTCTTTGCACTTCTTTAGCGACATTACCTCTAGTTTCAATATTGCCAAGTTTATTTTTAGTCTGACTTTCAAATATTGGATCTTTTATCTTAACAGAGAGAGTAGCCACCAGCCCCTCTCTAATATCGGTAGATGAATACGTCTTCTTAAGAAAATCATTAATGGCTCTAGCAAAACCTTCTCTAAAGCCTGTCTGATGTGTCCCTCCATCGCTAGTATACTGCCCATTTACAAATGAGAAATATGTCTCCCCATAATTACTTGTATGAGAAAAGGCAAATTCTAAAGTCTTACTAGAATAGTAAACAAAATCATAAAGTAGATCTTCATTTTTAATTTCAGAGTTTATAAAATCTAGGAGCCCCTTTTTAGACTCAAAAATTTGATCATTATAATTAATTTTAAGGCCCTTATTTAAGCAGGCATAATGAAAAAATCTTCTATTTAGAAAATCCTCACTATACTTGTACTTGCCAAAAATTTCCGTATCTGCTAAAAACTCAATATAAGTACCATTTCTCTCATCAGAGTTTCCCTCTGAAGTCTTCATCAAATTTCCCTTAGAAAAAAGAGCCTCAAAGAATTTACCATCCCTTATTGACCTTACCAAAAATCTTGAACTTAAAGCGTTAACAGCTTTAGTGCCAACTCCATTAAGTCCCACAGAAAATTGAAATACATCATCATTATATTTAGCACCAGTATTGATAATAGAAACACTCTCTACAACTTTTCCAAGAGGAATACCTCGCCCATAATCTCTGACTCCAATAACATTATTTTCTTTTCTTATAAATATTTCCTTACCATAACCCACAATAAATTCATCAATAGAATTGTCGATTATTTCTTTAATTAAAATATAAATACCATCGTCAATATTAGACCCATCCCCAAGCCTCCCTATGTACATCCCAGACCGCAACCTAATATGCTCAAGGGAAGACAAGGTAACAATTTTACTCTCATCGTAGCTATTTGTCTTCATCTAAATCCCTGTTAATGCCATATTGCACCTTCATTTTTTCCAATTTTTTAACTATTTTATCCCGCACAATAACATGAAGATTCTCTTTCTCATCGTTTTTTAAACTACAAACATCTATTGGAGAATGAACATGCACATACACAGATAATCCTGAATTAAATATAAAATTTTTAAGAAAAACCTTATGCGTATTAAGAAGAGTAACGGGTATAATCGGAGAGTTTGTCCTCAGAGCTAGATTCATAGCGCCTCTCTTAAATTTCCCCACTTCACCGCCTCTACTTCTAGTCCCTTCAGGAAAAATTCCAATAAATCTTCCCTCTTTAATAACCTTAATAGCCATCCTTTGGGCATTAGCAGAAGACTTTAGACTATTCCTCTGCACGGGAATGGCCCCTATGCAAACTAACATCAGATTAAGAAAGGGAATAGTAAAAAGTGACCTCTTAGCAACCACTACAAAGGGCTGCACAAATATGTAAATTAAAAAAATTGCATCCATTGCAGCAACATGATTTCCCATAATCACCGCACTACCTCCCCTGCTAGATAAACAATCATCACTGTCTCTTGTAACAACGACCTTAATATCAGAAAGCCATAAGGTAATATTGATCCCGAATCTCATTAACACAAAACTAAGTTTTACAAAATAATTCTCAAATTTAAAAATTCTAAAAATTAAATACACCGGAAATGAAACAGTAAAAATGAAAAAAAAGAAAAGAGCATTAGCATAGGTAAGAACATTCCTTAATACTCTTATAAGAATTAATCTAATTTTTCTATCCTCTCAAGCTTCAACCTCTGTCCCTTAAGCAAGCTTACTTCATCTTTCAAAATTTTAACAGGATTAAGAATAATCGTAGAAAATTTTTGCTTCTCAACTACCCTCTCGTTATATTCAACGACAAAAGATTCTCTCATCCTAACATCATCCATACTGACCTCATACTCAAGAATTAAATCATTCTTTAAACTAAAAACACTAAAAATTCCATAATAAACATTATCTTCAATAACATAAGTAAGGTTAGGATAAGAAAAATCATAAATAATATTCTTATACACATAATTGCCATTTGGAATAAAAAGATTCTCTCCCTCCCTATCCTCTCCCAAAACAGAGTCATCAAATCTTTTAAAAACACCCGAGAATCCATACTTATCATAAGCATCTGTCCCAGTATCAACCTTTACCTCAATAATATCACCATCAATGATTTTTATCCAAAAATTGTAAACTATTAAGTCTGAAAAAACAGATTTTGTACTAATGTTGAGAGTATTGTAAGCCGGCTTTGATATGTATTCAATATTTGCTATTTCTTGATAATTTTTCTTAAAAATACTAATCTCGTTGGAATGTCTGTTAAACAACAAAAACAGAGTATCGTCAAGACTTGACTTTTCCAATGTTTGATATGTATCACTTTCATACCAAACGCCATATAAAAATTTATAAACACCCTCTTTAGTCAAATCTTTTAGGGTTTTATACACATTACTGTCCATTCGTCTAATATTTTCACTTGCAGACAAAGGATAATAACTTCTATGAGAGTGAGAATATTTATACATTTCAACTCGACTAACTATTATATCCTCACCCTGTTTATTGTATTTTTCTAAAGAAATAGAATAACTTTCCCTAGATTGCTTATCATCGTAAGCTGAGGACCTATCATACTTATTTATAATAATGCTTCCATTCACTTTATTAAAAAATACAGGTCTGTACGATGAAACATCATTAGCAACCGCCTTCTGAAAAACATATAAAACAGTCTCTTCATTTAAAAATCCTTGCACAACTATATCAAAATCATAATCACCAGTAATATCCTCAAGATACATGTTATAAGATTTCCTAGAATCAATATCTACTTGCTCTTTAAAAAGAACTATTGCCTTATGCGTTTTCGGATCGAATCCAATAATAAACAGATAAGATTTAAGATCTGAAAAAGACTGTGCCAAAACCACTTGTTCAAAGTAAACATCCAAATTTAGATTTTCCTGTTGAACCGAAAGGATTTTATAACCCTTAAGGTCAATAAGCGACCCAAAAACATCTTCTCCATTACTTACATTTGAAACGCTAATATCAGAATATTTGACTCCGCTACCTCCCCCTACCTCTTTGTTAAAGACAATAAAGCCCTCATTGTCCCTAACACAGGACAACAAAACAAAGAAAAAAAGTAAAACTAGTTTAAAACACATATCATATATTTCATCTGTAAACTCAATTCTACTAACTACTGGGTTTAATTAAAATTCTGCAAAGCAAAAAACGCCTCACTAAAATTTTCTTCAAAGTCATTCTTATTCAACATAGAATCTACCACTAACCTACTACCTGCCTGATAAAGATTATCAAAAATAACATCTTCTTTAAGTACATGATTAGATTCAACAGAATAACTACCTCTTGGGTTTAAGGAAAACACATAAACCTTACGGTCTGCTAAAAAAGGTTTAGACCAACTATTTTCTTTTAAAGAAAAGATGATATCATAAAAATCCTTACTGTTTTTAAACCCAGACAACTCCTCTCCTAAAGTGCTAGGATAAATACTCATATTGTAAGCAAGATTGACAATATCTTTTTTTAATGCCAATTTTTGGCTTCTAAGAGTTTTTTGTACCCCATCGGTACCCATCTCAATAACAACACCATCAAGCTTATTTTCAAGAAAAGACTCAATAACGCTTGGTTCATAAGTCTCTACATATTTTCTAGCCACACTAATATCATGTTCCGAATTTTTATCAAAATCATGTACATTACTCAATACCTTGTAAATCTCATAACCACCCCCCTCCTTGCTTTTAATAGGCTTGGAAAGCTCATTTACTTTCAAAGAAAAAACCAACCCCACGTCTTCCTTTCTCTCAAAGGCAAGATCAAAATCAAAATAATACTTCCTAGAAGAAACAACTCCCTTAAAATTAGCGATATCTTCAGAGTAAACCTTAGCTACCTCATCAAAAGGCGTATTCTTGGACAACTTTTCATAAGCATCATTCGCTTCCCCTAAATTTTTAAAACGAATGAACGCAACCTCAATACTTTTAAACAAAGTTAAAGCTCCCTCAGCATAGGAAATTAATTCATCTCGTGGAAAATCCTGATATGAAAGCGCAAGATATGAAATATTCCTCCTAACTTTAGCCATATCTTTAATTGCATCAGGAAGAGAATTTGCAAATATCAAGCTACTATTCAATAAAATCTGTATGTTAGAAGAGAGTAAATCTTCCACCATTTCACTCTGGATCTTAAACTTCTGATAATCAGAAACTTTATCGTACCTCTTAGGACTAAAATTACCAGTAGAGTCCAGATACGCAGGAGAATTCATCAATTTCTTATTTAACATATCCTTTGAAACATAAAAGCTATTAGCTTTTGCTAAATCAAGAAAAGCAATATCCTCCACATGCTTGGAAAAAGCTAAGTTCCAAATAGCGTATTCCATATCAGAATTATTTTTATTTTGCATTAATCTAGAATAAAGATTCGAATAATGATTAACATATTTAGCAAGTCTATTGTTCTTTTCATAATAAATTGGCTGCCCCTTATAAGACCCAAATCTCAGTCCAGATGAATCAGTACTCTCAACCAAAACCGGAATTAGGGGCGCAATAATGAACCCAAACACAATCAATATAAGCGCTAAAAGGCCCCAAACACCAACCCTCTTATCGTTAGAATCAAAAGAATCAACCCCAGACACATCTCTTTTCATCCGTTTCACTCTCTTGTGCATAAAAACAACCTTCAAAATTTCAATAAAAATAATATTTCAAATACCAAAGTAGCATAATTAAAGCATTATTTCAATTGAAATATTTAGATTAAGAACTACCCTTAGAGTGGAGGGCAGGGCGCTTGCTAGTTTGATGCTCTTTGAAGGTCCGACAGTGCACAGAGAATGATGAAAGATGACGGTTTTAATATTCATATAAGACCAAACGAGCTTGGTAGGCTCATAAAGATAATCTACGATAATTTTGGAATTAATCTTAGTGAAAAGAAGAAGTTACTAATTGAGAGTCGCCTTTCGTCGACGATTAGGGCAAAAAGTTTTGACAGCTTCACAGAGTATATTGACTACTTAGAAAGTGGTGCAAGTCAAATGCCCTTAGTAGAATTGGTGGATAAAATATCGACAAATCATACTTATTTTTTCAGAGAACCTAATCATTTCGAATTCCTTGAAAGGAAACTTTTACCAAAAATGATTAGTCAGATGGCAAAGTCGGGAGAGAAGGAAATTCGCATATGGTCAGCTGGTTGTTCAAGTGGAGAAGAACCGTACACAGTTGCAATGATAATAAATGAGCATATAAACAATAATAAAATTTATTTAAAGGCAAAAATCTTGGCAACCGATATTTCAGTTACCGTATTAAAAGAAGCTAGCCAAGGAATTTATCCAGGAGACCGCGTGAAAACCCTTCCTAAGCATTTAAAATTTAAATACTTGAATCAACTTAAAGGTGACAAGTTTGAGGTCAAGGACACACTTAAAACAATGGTTCAATTTAAAAAATTAAACCTAATGGATGAATACTTTCCATTCAGAAAGAAATTTGATTTAATTTTTTGTAGAAATGTAATGATTTACTTTGATGAAGAAACTAGGGATCTGCTTGCTGAAAAATTTAGCAAACATCTAAAAGACGACTGTTGTCTACTTATCGGTCACTCTGAAACAATCAGGGGAAATAAAAACTTTGAGTATGTTATGCCAGCCACATATAGGAAAATAAATTAATACAAGGCATATCTATTTACCTTGTATCCTTTTATGTAGACAAATGAGCTCTTCGATAAGGTTTTTCTCGCTCAATAAACCCGTGATGCAGTTTTGAATGTTAAATACAGTCAATGACAAACACACATTTTGCATAAATTTACCATCACTCATGAATTCTGCTTGCAAAGCATTAATATCGGTAATTAAAGTCTCAATTTCGCCAAGCTCGTATTCAATATCGTCAAAGTTTCCTTTCTTAACCTCTCTTAACAGTTCGTAAAGTCTATGTCTTACACTACCAGACTTATCTAAAATCAACACAAACTTATCACCAATATATTTATTCAATTCATCACTTAACATATAGCCTCTCTAGGTCAAATTCACTTTTTCTCCTACCTTAACAAAATAAAGCAACTCACCTATTGTAGCAACATGGTCTCCAACTCTTTCTAGAAAGCTATTTAAAAACAAGATATTTAGAAGATAATCCAAATTTTCCGGATTATTTTTCATAGCATCAATTACAACTGTCTTTTGCTTGGAAAATAATTTATCTATAATGTTGTCGTACTTTACTATTTTAAGTATTTTAGTAAAATCCCCATCAAAGTAAGCATCAAAAATATTTGAAAGCATATCCTTTGCTGTATCTGCCATTTCTCTTAAAGGCTTAAGATAAAGACTAGCAGTGCAAAAATCTGCCGCATTAGATTCCAAGAGAAGTACGACCTTTACAATTTTAGTAGAATGGTCTGCGATTCGCTCAAGGGAACTTATTATTTTAATAATCGCTAAAATCTCCCTAAGTTCAGTAGCCACAGG
The sequence above is drawn from the Borrelia sp. RT5S genome and encodes:
- a CDS encoding DNA topoisomerase IV subunit B; this translates as MKTNSYDESKIVTLSSLEHIRLRSGMYIGRLGDGSNIDDGIYILIKEIIDNSIDEFIVGYGKEIFIRKENNVIGVRDYGRGIPLGKVVESVSIINTGAKYNDDVFQFSVGLNGVGTKAVNALSSRFLVRSIRDGKFFEALFSKGNLMKTSEGNSDERNGTYIEFLADTEIFGKYKYSEDFLNRRFFHYACLNKGLKINYNDQIFESKKGLLDFINSEIKNEDLLYDFVYYSSKTLEFAFSHTSNYGETYFSFVNGQYTSDGGTHQTGFREGFARAINDFLKKTYSSTDIREGLVATLSVKIKDPIFESQTKNKLGNIETRGNVAKEVQRIISEILYKNKTLAKAIESKVVDNERLRKELSSVRKEAKERAKKISFKIPKLKDCKFHFNEKSIQSEVTMIFLTEGDSATGSMVSCRDVYTQAIFSLRGKPQNMFEKSKSEIYKNEELYNMMVALGIEESVENLRYNKVVIATDADFDGFHIRNLLLTFFLTYFEDLVLNGHMYILETPLFRVRNKKTTVYCYSEEEKQKAMLEVNNPEVTRFKGLGEISPSEFRGFIDVSNIKLTKVDLFNIKDIKEKLGFYMGQNTPDRRRFIMENLI
- a CDS encoding pallilysin-related adhesin, encoding MCFKLVLLFFFVLLSCVRDNEGFIVFNKEVGGGSGVKYSDISVSNVSNGEDVFGSLIDLKGYKILSVQQENLNLDVYFEQVVLAQSFSDLKSYLFIIGFDPKTHKAIVLFKEQVDIDSRKSYNMYLEDITGDYDFDIVVQGFLNEETVLYVFQKAVANDVSSYRPVFFNKVNGSIIINKYDRSSAYDDKQSRESYSISLEKYNKQGEDIIVSRVEMYKYSHSHRSYYPLSASENIRRMDSNVYKTLKDLTKEGVYKFLYGVWYESDTYQTLEKSSLDDTLFLLFNRHSNEISIFKKNYQEIANIEYISKPAYNTLNISTKSVFSDLIVYNFWIKIIDGDIIEVKVDTGTDAYDKYGFSGVFKRFDDSVLGEDREGENLFIPNGNYVYKNIIYDFSYPNLTYVIEDNVYYGIFSVFSLKNDLILEYEVSMDDVRMRESFVVEYNERVVEKQKFSTIILNPVKILKDEVSLLKGQRLKLERIEKLD
- a CDS encoding SurA N-terminal domain-containing protein — translated: MHKRVKRMKRDVSGVDSFDSNDKRVGVWGLLALILIVFGFIIAPLIPVLVESTDSSGLRFGSYKGQPIYYEKNNRLAKYVNHYSNLYSRLMQNKNNSDMEYAIWNLAFSKHVEDIAFLDLAKANSFYVSKDMLNKKLMNSPAYLDSTGNFSPKRYDKVSDYQKFKIQSEMVEDLLSSNIQILLNSSLIFANSLPDAIKDMAKVRRNISYLALSYQDFPRDELISYAEGALTLFKSIEVAFIRFKNLGEANDAYEKLSKNTPFDEVAKVYSEDIANFKGVVSSRKYYFDFDLAFERKEDVGLVFSLKVNELSKPIKSKEGGGYEIYKVLSNVHDFDKNSEHDISVARKYVETYEPSVIESFLENKLDGVVIEMGTDGVQKTLRSQKLALKKDIVNLAYNMSIYPSTLGEELSGFKNSKDFYDIIFSLKENSWSKPFLADRKVYVFSLNPRGSYSVESNHVLKEDVIFDNLYQAGSRLVVDSMLNKNDFEENFSEAFFALQNFN
- a CDS encoding 1-acyl-sn-glycerol-3-phosphate acyltransferase, whose translation is MRVLRNVLTYANALFFFFIFTVSFPVYLIFRIFKFENYFVKLSFVLMRFGINITLWLSDIKVVVTRDSDDCLSSRGGSAVIMGNHVAAMDAIFLIYIFVQPFVVVAKRSLFTIPFLNLMLVCIGAIPVQRNSLKSSANAQRMAIKVIKEGRFIGIFPEGTRSRGGEVGKFKRGAMNLALRTNSPIIPVTLLNTHKVFLKNFIFNSGLSVYVHVHSPIDVCSLKNDEKENLHVIVRDKIVKKLEKMKVQYGINRDLDEDK